The proteins below are encoded in one region of Aspergillus nidulans FGSC A4 chromosome III:
- a CDS encoding C2H2-type zinc finger protein (transcript_id=CADANIAT00005850) gives MSFRPTMSQPIACPPMEHSPSSLSSYSSYSPSSSYSAVSDDSGMSMLDMYFLHGGRGHGASPGTSTGPGSVVDFPLSQQSFDFEPSSLDSNGPYFEFNPTFVYTPEAFPVMDAPTSYPASSNPAWSPTSMLVEQSIFPLDGLSQEPVKPAKPYSCEDCGKAFTRPADLKRHHSTVHYPVFQNCPVPDCSRKDNHGFPRRDHLVEHLRSYHHMDVPKRRAAKRLRTV, from the exons atgtcCTTCCGGCCAACAATG TCGCAGCCCATCGCCTGCCCTCCAATGGAGCACTCGCcctcctccttgtcctcctACTCCTCTTACTCCCCCAGTTCGTCCTACTCCGCCGTGAGCGACGACTCGGGCATGAGCATGTTGGACATGTACTTCCTGCACGGTGGCCGTGGACACGGCGCCAGCCCCGGCACAAGCACGGGTCCCGGCAGCGTCGTCGATTTCCCGCTCAGCCAGCAATCGTTCGATTTCGAGCCTTCGTCGCTGGACAGCAATGGCCCCTACTTCGAGTTCAACCCGACTTTCGTATACACACCCGAGGCGTTTCCCGTCATGGACGCCCCGACCTCCTACCCGGCGAGCTCGAACCCGGCCTGGTCGCCAACCTCCATGCTTGTCGAGCAGTCGATATTTCCTCTCGACGGGCTTAGCCAAGAACCAGTCAA GCCAGCCAAACCCTACAGCTGCGAAGATTGCGGCAAGGCCTTCACCCGCCCAGCGGACCTAAAGCGCCACCATAGCACTGTACACTACCCGGTTTTCCAGAACTGCCCTGTACCGGACTGCTCGCGCAAGGacaaccatggctttccgCGGCGCGACCACCTCGTCGAGCACCTGCGCTCGTACCACCACATGGATGTGCCGAAGCGGCGCGCAGCAAAGCGATTGAGAACTGTTTAG